The DNA region GTCCGGTTACCATCGGTATTTATGCGGGCTTATCCCCTTTAAGCTTGCGAATCGGTCTGCGCATCGATTCCGGATACAAACCGTTTGCTGTGTGTACATCCTCGGGAACGGTGGGACACTCATTAAGCCTGGGCAAGGCCGATGCCGTCTGCGTTTTGTCAGGCTCCTGCTCGCTGGCAGATGCCGCGGCAACTTCCATCGGTAATCGCGTTCAATCAAAAACGGATATCCAGGAGGCTTTGGATTTTGGCAAACGAGTCGAAGGGGTTACAGGGATTGTTGTCATTATCGGTGATGCCATCGGCATGTGGGGAGAGCTGGAGATTATACCACTTAATCCTATGAGAAACACGGGTTCCGGAAAAAAAGGTTGAGTTTTGGGATCGAAAAAGGTAGATGATCGTAGATGAAATTGAAACTGGCAAACGGTTTTTTTTTACCGAAAAGCCATGATAGCGGTTTGGAGGCTTTGGCAATGAAAACGATGTGGGCCCCCTGGCGCATGGAGTATATCCTGGGTGACAAGGAGGGCGGCTGTATATTCTGCAAGGCACTTGGTGAGCAGGATGAACTGACACTTTTCAAAGGCAAGGCAACCATGGTGATCATGAACAAGTATCCATATATTAATGGACATCTGCTGGTGTCTCCGACGCGTCACCTTGCGACCCTGGACCAGCTCAGCAAAGACGAAATGGGCGAGTTGCTTTTGACAGTTGAGCAGTCTGTAGGAATTTTAAAAAGAGTTATGAATCCGGATGGATTCAATATCGGACTCAACCTCGGCAAGGTTGCAGGTGCCGGCGTTGAAGAACACCTGCACTTCCATATCGTTCCTCGCTGGTTCGGCGATACAAATGCATTGACGGTTTTTGCCGATGTTCGTGTCATTCCGGAACATTTGAAAGCCACCTACAACAATCTGAAGCCAAGTTTTGATCAATT from Candidatus Desulfatibia profunda includes:
- a CDS encoding HIT domain-containing protein, with product MKTMWAPWRMEYILGDKEGGCIFCKALGEQDELTLFKGKATMVIMNKYPYINGHLLVSPTRHLATLDQLSKDEMGELLLTVEQSVGILKRVMNPDGFNIGLNLGKVAGAGVEEHLHFHIVPRWFGDTNALTVFADVRVIPEHLKATYNNLKPSFDQLVL